One region of Miscanthus floridulus cultivar M001 chromosome 19, ASM1932011v1, whole genome shotgun sequence genomic DNA includes:
- the LOC136528962 gene encoding replication protein A 32 kDa subunit C-like isoform X1, protein MATAASSYFAGSAILPSQRAAAAPDNSAVAAPSPAKQSRDPRFSGCAPTTVRHIVRSFAAADATGGGDPVISIDGVDATNVWVLGRAVSVVNMEAGVSFKLDDGTGKIPLVRWITDDIDAKEVSFVQNGLYLKVQVTLVGFKAKQHGFARSIRPVTNFNEVVLHFIECMYVHLVNVRPKMQGQLPSAIQANVSTHEMQAQVAHTVQTNAPAYMPFSGGVREHQVDFVPPVNQGRFPSSVQTNTSTHVPFSGGVREQQVHFTPQPNQFSAYPGTGGQQHDLQSMVLEVMQQPDILALENGVHVDEVARRLGMPRAQIMVTAQRLVDLACLYSTIDDYHFKSLLNG, encoded by the exons ATGGCCACCGCGGCCTCCTCCTACTTCGCTGGCTCGGCCATCCTGCCGTCGCAGCGCGCCGCCGCGGCGCCCGACAATTCCGCCGTCGCCGCCCCTTCTCCGGCCAAG CAGTCGCGTGACCCCCGCTTCTCCGGATGCGCCCCCACCACCGTGCGTCACATCGTCCGCTCCTTCGCCGCCGCCGATGCCACCGGTGGCGGCGACCCTGTCATCTCCATAGACGGCGTCGACGCCACCAAC GTTTGGGTTCTGGGGAGGGCGGTGAGCGTGGTGAACATGGAGGCTGGCGTCTCATTCAAGCTCGACGACGGCACTGGGAAGATCCCGCTCGTGCGGTG GATCACTGACGATATTGATGCTAAGGAAGTGTCTTTCGTCCA GAATGGTTTATACCTCAAGGTTCAAGTTACTCTCGTAGGGTTTAAAGCTAAGCAACATGGTTTTGCTCGCTCTATTAG GCCTGTTACCAATTTCAATGAAGTGGTGCTGCACTTCATTGAGTGTATGTATGTGCATTTGGTAAATGTCCGGCCAAAG ATGCAAGGTCAACTCCCTAGCGCTATTCAAGCAAATGTGTCTACTCATGAGATGCAAGCTCAAGTCGCTCACACAGTTCaaacaaatgcacctgcttataTGCCCTTCTCTGGTGGAGTGAGAGAGCATCAAGTTGACTTTGTTCCTCCAGTAAACCAAGGGCGATTCCCTTCATCAGTTCAGACAAACACATCTACTCATGTACCCTTTTCTGGTGGAGTTAGAGAACAGCAAGTTCACTTTACTCCTCAACCAAACCAA TTTTCAGCTTACCCAGGTACTGGTGGACAACAGCACGATCTGCAGAGTATGGTTTTGGAGGTTATGCAACAACCAGATATACT TGCACTTGAAAATGGAGTACATGTTGATGAAGTGGCAAGGAGACTTGGAATGCCAAGAGCACAAATTAT GGTCActgcccagcgtctggtcgatttggCCTGCCTCTATTCCACTATTGATGACTATCATTTCAAGTCTCTTTTAAATGGTTGA
- the LOC136528962 gene encoding replication protein A 32 kDa subunit C-like isoform X2 has protein sequence MATAASSYFAGSAILPSQRAAAAPDNSAVAAPSPAKSRDPRFSGCAPTTVRHIVRSFAAADATGGGDPVISIDGVDATNVWVLGRAVSVVNMEAGVSFKLDDGTGKIPLVRWITDDIDAKEVSFVQNGLYLKVQVTLVGFKAKQHGFARSIRPVTNFNEVVLHFIECMYVHLVNVRPKMQGQLPSAIQANVSTHEMQAQVAHTVQTNAPAYMPFSGGVREHQVDFVPPVNQGRFPSSVQTNTSTHVPFSGGVREQQVHFTPQPNQFSAYPGTGGQQHDLQSMVLEVMQQPDILALENGVHVDEVARRLGMPRAQIMVTAQRLVDLACLYSTIDDYHFKSLLNG, from the exons ATGGCCACCGCGGCCTCCTCCTACTTCGCTGGCTCGGCCATCCTGCCGTCGCAGCGCGCCGCCGCGGCGCCCGACAATTCCGCCGTCGCCGCCCCTTCTCCGGCCAAG TCGCGTGACCCCCGCTTCTCCGGATGCGCCCCCACCACCGTGCGTCACATCGTCCGCTCCTTCGCCGCCGCCGATGCCACCGGTGGCGGCGACCCTGTCATCTCCATAGACGGCGTCGACGCCACCAAC GTTTGGGTTCTGGGGAGGGCGGTGAGCGTGGTGAACATGGAGGCTGGCGTCTCATTCAAGCTCGACGACGGCACTGGGAAGATCCCGCTCGTGCGGTG GATCACTGACGATATTGATGCTAAGGAAGTGTCTTTCGTCCA GAATGGTTTATACCTCAAGGTTCAAGTTACTCTCGTAGGGTTTAAAGCTAAGCAACATGGTTTTGCTCGCTCTATTAG GCCTGTTACCAATTTCAATGAAGTGGTGCTGCACTTCATTGAGTGTATGTATGTGCATTTGGTAAATGTCCGGCCAAAG ATGCAAGGTCAACTCCCTAGCGCTATTCAAGCAAATGTGTCTACTCATGAGATGCAAGCTCAAGTCGCTCACACAGTTCaaacaaatgcacctgcttataTGCCCTTCTCTGGTGGAGTGAGAGAGCATCAAGTTGACTTTGTTCCTCCAGTAAACCAAGGGCGATTCCCTTCATCAGTTCAGACAAACACATCTACTCATGTACCCTTTTCTGGTGGAGTTAGAGAACAGCAAGTTCACTTTACTCCTCAACCAAACCAA TTTTCAGCTTACCCAGGTACTGGTGGACAACAGCACGATCTGCAGAGTATGGTTTTGGAGGTTATGCAACAACCAGATATACT TGCACTTGAAAATGGAGTACATGTTGATGAAGTGGCAAGGAGACTTGGAATGCCAAGAGCACAAATTAT GGTCActgcccagcgtctggtcgatttggCCTGCCTCTATTCCACTATTGATGACTATCATTTCAAGTCTCTTTTAAATGGTTGA
- the LOC136528962 gene encoding replication protein A 32 kDa subunit C-like isoform X3 codes for MATAASSYFAGSAILPSQRAAAAPDNSAVAAPSPAKQSRDPRFSGCAPTTVRHIVRSFAAADATGGGDPVISIDGVDATNVWVLGRAVSVVNMEAGVSFKLDDGTGKIPLVRWITDDIDAKEVSFVQNGLYLKVQVTLVGFKAKQHGFARSIRPVTNFNEVVLHFIECMYVHLMQGQLPSAIQANVSTHEMQAQVAHTVQTNAPAYMPFSGGVREHQVDFVPPVNQGRFPSSVQTNTSTHVPFSGGVREQQVHFTPQPNQFSAYPGTGGQQHDLQSMVLEVMQQPDILALENGVHVDEVARRLGMPRAQIMVTAQRLVDLACLYSTIDDYHFKSLLNG; via the exons ATGGCCACCGCGGCCTCCTCCTACTTCGCTGGCTCGGCCATCCTGCCGTCGCAGCGCGCCGCCGCGGCGCCCGACAATTCCGCCGTCGCCGCCCCTTCTCCGGCCAAG CAGTCGCGTGACCCCCGCTTCTCCGGATGCGCCCCCACCACCGTGCGTCACATCGTCCGCTCCTTCGCCGCCGCCGATGCCACCGGTGGCGGCGACCCTGTCATCTCCATAGACGGCGTCGACGCCACCAAC GTTTGGGTTCTGGGGAGGGCGGTGAGCGTGGTGAACATGGAGGCTGGCGTCTCATTCAAGCTCGACGACGGCACTGGGAAGATCCCGCTCGTGCGGTG GATCACTGACGATATTGATGCTAAGGAAGTGTCTTTCGTCCA GAATGGTTTATACCTCAAGGTTCAAGTTACTCTCGTAGGGTTTAAAGCTAAGCAACATGGTTTTGCTCGCTCTATTAG GCCTGTTACCAATTTCAATGAAGTGGTGCTGCACTTCATTGAGTGTATGTATGTGCATTTG ATGCAAGGTCAACTCCCTAGCGCTATTCAAGCAAATGTGTCTACTCATGAGATGCAAGCTCAAGTCGCTCACACAGTTCaaacaaatgcacctgcttataTGCCCTTCTCTGGTGGAGTGAGAGAGCATCAAGTTGACTTTGTTCCTCCAGTAAACCAAGGGCGATTCCCTTCATCAGTTCAGACAAACACATCTACTCATGTACCCTTTTCTGGTGGAGTTAGAGAACAGCAAGTTCACTTTACTCCTCAACCAAACCAA TTTTCAGCTTACCCAGGTACTGGTGGACAACAGCACGATCTGCAGAGTATGGTTTTGGAGGTTATGCAACAACCAGATATACT TGCACTTGAAAATGGAGTACATGTTGATGAAGTGGCAAGGAGACTTGGAATGCCAAGAGCACAAATTAT GGTCActgcccagcgtctggtcgatttggCCTGCCTCTATTCCACTATTGATGACTATCATTTCAAGTCTCTTTTAAATGGTTGA